A single Zootoca vivipara chromosome 1, rZooViv1.1, whole genome shotgun sequence DNA region contains:
- the WIPF1 gene encoding WAS/WASL-interacting protein family member 1, with translation MPVPPPPAPPPPPTLAVANTEKPSLNRSEQAGRNALLSDITKGKKLKKAVTNDRSAPVFEKPKGSGGGGGFTSSSSSGGGSSGGSGGSYGGGGPPGLGGLFQAGMPKLRSANRDNDSPGSRAPVFPPGGKATSAKPFSLPGGAGRFAGPSSGQRTAVPEPQRSRMPPPRPDPGSRADMGAPPVPNTPRPVPSTLYNRGPPPVPGASRQVSLGLTPPPFPGNRFGGSLRQSSQGSLPSPFANRPPLPPAPGRPTEDKPPPPPPPAGSRPPLNREASLPPPPPPQNNRPPVPSTPRPSFGSQVPPPPPPSRPGPPLVPPTSGGNDEMPRLPQRNISLASPSPPSLPGSCRSGPLPPPPGERPPPPVRDPPSRSGPLPPPPPPISRNGSTSRALPATPQLPSRGGLDKHRGGPLPPPLPPDRPASGAPPPPPPPSSAMRNGFQDSSCDDEWESRFSFHPMSDLPPPEPYVPMNKSYPSKLARNDNRSGSSRRERGAPPLPPIPR, from the exons ATGCCTGttccccctcctccagctcctccccctcccccaacacttGCTGTG GCAAATACAGAAAAGCCTAGCTTAAACAGATCAGAGCAAGCAGGGCGAAATGCTCTTCTCTCCGATATTACCAAAGGGAAAAAACTTAAGAAGGCTGTTACCAACGACAGGAGTGCCCCAGTCTTTGAAA AACCTAAAGGGTCTGGTGGTGGAGGTGGCTTCACGAGCAGTAGCAGCAGCGGTGGTGGCAGTAGTGGCGGTAGTGGCGGCAGCTATGGTGGAGGAGGACCCCCTGGTTTAGGAGGTCTGTTCCAAGCGGGGATGCCCAAACTCCGATCTGCAAACAGGGATAATG ATTCTCCAGGAAGCAGGGCTCCAGTGTTCCCACCGGGAGGAAAAGCAACATCTGCAAAGCCCTTTTCACTCCCAGGTGGTGCAGGAAGGTTTGCAGGTCCTTCTTCTGGGCAAAGAACTGCCGTTCCGGAGCCACAGAGGAGCCGAATGCCTCCACCGAGACCTGACCCTGGTTCCAGGGCCGATATGGGTGCTCCTCCCGTGCCAAATACTCCAAGACCTGTCCCATCAACGCTGTACAATCGAGGACCCCCTCCTGTGCCGGGAGCCAGCAGGCAAGTCAGCTTAGGCCTCACACCTCCGCCTTTCCCAGGAAACAGATTCGGAGGGTCCCTCCGCCAGTCGTCGCAAGggagtcttccttctcctttcgCAAAcaggcctcctcttcctccggccCCAGGCAGGCCGACAGAAGACAAGCCTCCACCGCCGCCACCCCCAGCAGGAAGTAGGCCACCTCTCAACCGGGAAGCTTCCTTGCCACCGCCTCCTCCACCTCAAAACAACAGGCCTCCGGTTCCTTCCACGCCTCGGCCATCCTTTGGATCTCAggtccctcctccaccacctccaagCAGGCCAGGCCCGCCTCTGGTTCCACCGACGTCCGGCGGAAATGATGAGATGCCGCGGCTTCCTCAGAGGAATATATCGCTAGCATCTCCTTCTCCGCCGAGCCTGCCTGGTTCCTGTCGCTCTGGACCTCTCCCTCCGCCACCAGGCGAGAGGCCGCCACCTCCTGTCAGAGACCCGCCCAGCAGATCAG gaccccttcctccacctcccCCGCCAATAAGCAGAAACGGTAGCACTTCACGGGCATTGCCAGCTACCCCGCAGCTTCCTTCCAGAGGCGGGCTTGATAAACACAGAGGCGGACCACTtcctcctccacttcctcctGACAGGCCTGCTTCTGGAGCGCCTCCCCCACCACCGCCACCTTCATCCGCCATGCGAAATGGCTTCCAGGATTCTTCATGCGATG ATGAGTGGGAGAGCAGATTTTCCTTCCATCCTATGTCTGACCTGCCACCTCCAGAGCCATATGTGCCAATGAACAAAAGCTACCCCAGTAAGCTAGCAAGGAATGACAACAGAA gtGGATCCAGTCGTAGGGAAAGAGGTGCTCCACCACTTCCACCTATTCCAAGGTGA